The following proteins come from a genomic window of Candidatus Thorarchaeota archaeon:
- a CDS encoding GTPase domain-containing protein, with protein MGTLVASSQDLSIDATSTANRAKAAQVRPQRVVDMVPGQALKRDAEGRIHLKIVFYGPSLSGKTTALRWLFANVRSLSKSKIVEIGDELGRTTFFDFIPVAASDKIVFDVFTVAGQRRHAQSRIFVLRDADGIIFMADSRPEAMNENLASIQELRIALGTDKMVSIPIIIALNKRDLPNALPVNYMIEALDAEGLPYFPTIATDGMNLLRMFQRVLRDALIFKVGI; from the coding sequence ATGGGCACGCTAGTGGCATCATCACAGGACCTGAGTATTGACGCCACCAGCACAGCCAACAGGGCGAAGGCAGCGCAGGTCCGACCCCAGAGGGTTGTTGACATGGTCCCTGGACAGGCACTGAAGCGCGACGCTGAAGGTCGCATACATCTCAAGATTGTCTTCTATGGTCCGTCTCTGTCAGGCAAGACTACTGCGCTTCGCTGGCTCTTCGCCAATGTGAGGTCACTCTCAAAGAGCAAGATCGTGGAGATTGGAGACGAGCTTGGACGAACGACATTCTTTGACTTCATTCCGGTTGCCGCCAGTGACAAGATAGTATTCGACGTGTTCACAGTGGCAGGTCAGCGAAGGCATGCTCAAAGCAGAATCTTCGTGCTGAGAGATGCTGATGGAATAATCTTCATGGCTGACTCGAGGCCGGAGGCAATGAACGAGAACCTTGCGTCCATACAGGAGCTGAGGATTGCTCTTGGTACTGATAAGATGGTCTCAATACCCATCATCATAGCACTCAACAAGAGGGACTTGCCAAACGCGCTCCCTGTGAACTACATGATCGAGGCGTTGGATGCTGAGGGACTGCCCTATTTCCCAACGATTGCTACCGATGGTATGAATCTGCTCAGGATGTTCCAGCGAGTACTGAGAGATGCACTCATCTTCAAAGTGGGTATCTAG
- a CDS encoding aminotransferase class V-fold PLP-dependent enzyme translates to MTPIVAESFVESNFPTLKDMTYLNTASTGIAPVSMREAVVEYLENSSKAIGSFQETLDLFKAVRSKLAKLLGGKTENYGLVTSTSDGLNAAAQGINYPKGSNIVICDLEFPSNYIPWQQASRLYGAELRVVRSHDGAASVDDFVRMMDDNTAVVAVSHVQFGSGYRMDLKRISEEVHKRGGLLVADVIQSAGWADYSLVDAGVDFAAAQAAKWMIGPIGAGFVYVSDRAMERFTPRYLGWWGVEGVEDFTYKDKRPLGDARKFQIGSPAMMAFVGIQPSLDVLLALPAKVRERAAMECADHLRKRLRELRIPYYEFGEKNNSPIVSCKVENADEVNKRLFNHRIHCSVRNGRLRVSPHFYNTVADIDRLVEQLR, encoded by the coding sequence ATGACCCCTATCGTGGCAGAGTCCTTCGTCGAGTCCAACTTTCCCACCCTCAAGGATATGACCTACCTCAACACAGCCTCAACGGGTATCGCACCAGTCTCCATGAGGGAAGCAGTGGTAGAATACCTTGAGAACAGCTCAAAGGCGATTGGAAGCTTTCAGGAGACCCTAGATCTCTTCAAAGCAGTGAGGAGCAAGTTGGCCAAGCTCCTCGGCGGGAAGACAGAGAACTACGGACTTGTCACAAGTACAAGCGACGGCCTAAACGCAGCAGCACAGGGAATCAACTATCCGAAGGGTTCAAACATCGTGATATGTGACCTCGAGTTTCCCTCAAACTACATACCTTGGCAGCAGGCCTCAAGACTCTACGGAGCAGAGCTCCGTGTCGTCAGGTCTCATGACGGAGCGGCTTCAGTTGACGATTTTGTCAGGATGATGGATGACAATACGGCCGTTGTCGCGGTGAGTCATGTGCAGTTTGGATCAGGATACAGGATGGACCTCAAGCGAATCTCAGAGGAGGTACACAAGAGGGGCGGACTCCTAGTTGCAGATGTGATTCAGTCAGCAGGTTGGGCGGACTACAGCCTAGTGGATGCGGGAGTTGACTTTGCAGCTGCTCAAGCAGCCAAATGGATGATAGGGCCCATAGGCGCGGGATTCGTGTATGTCTCAGACAGGGCGATGGAGCGGTTCACACCCCGATATCTCGGATGGTGGGGTGTTGAGGGTGTTGAGGACTTCACATACAAGGACAAGAGGCCACTTGGAGATGCGAGGAAGTTCCAGATTGGCTCTCCAGCGATGATGGCGTTCGTTGGGATTCAGCCCTCACTCGACGTCCTTCTTGCTCTTCCGGCCAAGGTTCGTGAGAGGGCGGCCATGGAGTGTGCAGACCACTTGCGAAAGAGGCTAAGAGAACTGCGTATACCATACTACGAGTTTGGAGAGAAGAACAACTCGCCCATTGTCTCGTGCAAGGTGGAAAACGCTGATGAGGTAAACAAGCGACTGTTCAATCACCGCATACACTGCTCCGTAAGAAACGGGAGGCTCAGAGTGTCACCTCACTTCTACAACACCGTGGCGGATATTGACAGACTCGTAGAACAACTAAGGTGA